The genome window TAGGTTTTTTCAAGAATGTCGCGCTGCACAGATTGCAGTTTCCGGTCAATGTGCTCGTGATCGATTAAAGTGAACGTGCTGACCTGACTTTCCGGGTAATTGTACTTTCCAATATAGTAATTGGCCACTGCATGTGAAACCGCAATGAGGTGTCCGGTTTTTTTCAGCATGAAAGTCAGTTGCTTTTCATGCGAATAAAGCTTTACAGCCATGCCGAGCTCATGCACGAATGTCACAAGCGGCAAATGGTGCAGGAATTTCAGAAAATCGCAGTAGACCGCAGAATTGGCGATTGAATTAACAAAAACCAGCCCTATGTTCTGGTGCGAGAGCTCGGCAGCAATTCTTTCGTTAATTTTTTGGGCTGAATGCTGCTGGTAATATTTGTATAAAGGGACTTTTTTGAGCAGTTTCCCGGTAAGCGGGGTGGTGGTTACATTGATATTCTGATACAGGCGCGTAATGCTTACAACTGCCTCAAACTCTTTTTCCAGCTCTCCGCCACTGCAAAGCAACAAATGCATGGGAACGCCCCGTTCTTTCAATAGCCTGAGCAGTTGCAACAGCAATAACTGGCTTCCTGCCCGATTGGCATCATGACTCACAAATAAGATTTTCTTCTGCTCCATTGCCCAGTAAATTACTGTCTCAAATTCGGTTTACCCGATTACATTCCTCTCCCGGATAGGCGCTTAATAAGCCTCAAAACTTTTCTTGCCCGGCACTTTTTTCGCAGGGTTACCAATGTAAATACCCCATTCTTCGGTTTCGCGGGTGATGGCAGAAGCCATACCCACCAAAGTTCCCTGGGCGATCGTTGTATAGTCACGAATTGTGCTGTTGACGCCAAAGAAAGAATAGGACTCCACCACGCAATGGCCCGAAAGCACTACATGGGAAGTGAAAAATACGTGGTCTTTGATCTGGCCATGGTGACCGATATGATTTCCGCTCCACATCACCACGTTATTTCCAACCGTCGTAAAAGGTTGAATGGTGTTGTCTTCCAGGATAAAGCAGTTATCGCCGATAACGCTCCTGTCGAAGATGGTGGCGTGGGAGCTTATATATGAGATGAATTGGTAGCCTTTTGATTTTGCTTCGTTGTAAATCCCTTCCCGGTTCCGGTTCATATTTCTGCCGGTCATAGGGGCGAAAAACGCGTAGTCAGAAGGAGGGAAAAGGGTGGCGACGTCTTCAAAGGCCACAACAGGCAGTCCTTTAAAAGATTCATCCTGAATGTATTCCCTGTGGATAGTGAAAGCGACTATTTCGTGTTCTGAGTCGTGCGTCAGATAATAGTGTGCCAGTTCTGCTGTGTCGAGTATTCCAAAAACGATAACCTTAGCCATCTTAAATCAGTTCGTAAGCCTTTAAATGTTCCTTAATGTCCGCCGGGTCGTTAAACATCAGGATATCTATAATTGACAGCCAAGGTACGAAAGCATTTTTAAATTGGGGATAAGGGCTCGAAACACTTTTAATGAAGTCAAGTTTTATCCCTTCCTTTTCAAATTTTGCTTTGTCATACAATTCCATTCCTCCAATCGGATTAATGTAATGGCTGGCATTTTCCTGCTTACAGATATCCAGAATCCTATCCTGACCTTTCAAATGTGTGTTCTGGTATATCGTGGACGAGGGGACAATCTCCGTCGTGATTTCCATATACTCACAGGTTCTTTTCAGGGCCTGAAAAGTTAGTTCATATATGGTTTGAACATCTAAATTTACAATTTCTTCTATCAGAACAAAAACCTTCTGATAATTGGGGGCTTTTTGATACGATTGCTGAATGGTTTTCAGAAACTTCTTCTGCCAGGGCTCACTTCTTGAAAGTTCG of Dyadobacter chenhuakuii contains these proteins:
- a CDS encoding glycosyltransferase family 4 protein — encoded protein: MEQKKILFVSHDANRAGSQLLLLQLLRLLKERGVPMHLLLCSGGELEKEFEAVVSITRLYQNINVTTTPLTGKLLKKVPLYKYYQQHSAQKINERIAAELSHQNIGLVFVNSIANSAVYCDFLKFLHHLPLVTFVHELGMAVKLYSHEKQLTFMLKKTGHLIAVSHAVANYYIGKYNYPESQVSTFTLIDHEHIDRKLQSVQRDILEKTYNVPKDAIVIGGCGNAEWRKGNDIFNWIAKRVIHKTSPLPVYFVWVGAGPQHEIYELIESDIRLMGLSDRIILIPPTPRALDYINRFDVLLLSSREDPYPLVVLEAALQEIPVVCFEDAGGAPELIESDAGFVVPYMDISAASEAIIQLALDPSLRETLGRVGRKKVLERHNTDKSVASVEAIIQKYLPLPVSEKQNQ
- a CDS encoding acetyltransferase — protein: MAKVIVFGILDTAELAHYYLTHDSEHEIVAFTIHREYIQDESFKGLPVVAFEDVATLFPPSDYAFFAPMTGRNMNRNREGIYNEAKSKGYQFISYISSHATIFDRSVIGDNCFILEDNTIQPFTTVGNNVVMWSGNHIGHHGQIKDHVFFTSHVVLSGHCVVESYSFFGVNSTIRDYTTIAQGTLVGMASAITRETEEWGIYIGNPAKKVPGKKSFEAY
- a CDS encoding WbqC family protein, encoding MTIAIMQPYIFPYIGYFQLINAVDKFIIYDDVNFINKGWINRNNVLVSSKPHLFTIPLKDASQNKLINEVELSRSEPWQKKFLKTIQQSYQKAPNYQKVFVLIEEIVNLDVQTIYELTFQALKRTCEYMEITTEIVPSSTIYQNTHLKGQDRILDICKQENASHYINPIGGMELYDKAKFEKEGIKLDFIKSVSSPYPQFKNAFVPWLSIIDILMFNDPADIKEHLKAYELI